The following proteins come from a genomic window of Canis aureus isolate CA01 chromosome 3, VMU_Caureus_v.1.0, whole genome shotgun sequence:
- the LOC144311186 gene encoding uncharacterized protein LOC144311186 yields the protein MGCAKSRRMLVLRETVLVCRSVGAPGGNGVLERSGWWKAGGGREGRRRANWREAQVHGNTMHVSGGYQTGQQCKISRWPNSVISSPHPPCLKGSKVNSPGWSGLEQVLGRDDPQINCS from the exons ATGGGTTGCGCCAAATCGCGGAGGATGCTCGTACTGAGAGAAACCGTTCTGGTCTGCAGGTCTGTGGGGGCGCCTGGAGGAAATGGAGTTCTTGAGCGGAGCGGCTGGTGGAAGgcgggaggaggcagagaaggaaggagacgAGCAAACTGGCGCGAGGCCCAAGTACATGGTAACACA atgCATGTGTCTGGGGGCTACCAAACTGGACAACAGTGTAAAATATCCCGTTGGCCAAATTCAGTGATTTCATCTCCCCATCCACCCTGCTTGAAG GGATCCAAGGTCAACTCTCCTGGTTGGTCAGGTTTGGAACAAGTGCTTGGCAGAGATGACCCCCAG ATTAATTGCAGCTAA